A part of Olleya sp. Bg11-27 genomic DNA contains:
- a CDS encoding hemolysin family protein, whose protein sequence is MVSSVIIIIICLLLSAFFSGMEIAYVSSNKIHIEIEKKQDGFLAKILSKITAKPSKFIATMLIGNNIALVIYGFFMGDLLMDWFHSLLPSNYAFVTYLLTDLSLLSQTILSTLLILFTAEFLPKVFFQIYSNTLLKVLAFPAYIFYVFFSWVSDFVIWISDVVLKKFFKTEGDQVQLAFTKVELGHYISEQMESVEADEDIDSEIQIFQNALEFSEVKAREVMVPRTEIIALELQDTIQNLSAVFTETGCSKVLIYKETIDDILGYVHSFDLFKKPKNIGAMIMPIELVPETMLVKDILNVLIKKRKSIAVVVDEYGGTSGIMTVEDIVEELFGEIEDEHDTVDLIEEQKDESTYVFSARMEVDYLNETYKLNLPEGENYETLGGLIVDHTEQIPHQNEIVSTEKFHFKILEASNTKIELVELTIKAED, encoded by the coding sequence ATGGTGTCTTCAGTTATCATCATTATTATTTGTTTATTACTATCAGCTTTTTTTTCAGGAATGGAAATAGCTTATGTATCCTCTAATAAAATACATATTGAGATAGAAAAAAAACAAGACGGTTTTTTAGCTAAAATTTTATCTAAAATTACGGCTAAACCTTCAAAATTTATTGCGACGATGCTTATTGGTAATAATATAGCATTGGTAATTTATGGTTTTTTTATGGGGGATTTGTTAATGGATTGGTTTCATAGCTTATTGCCAAGTAATTATGCTTTTGTGACTTATTTATTAACAGACTTAAGTTTATTGTCACAAACCATTTTATCGACTCTTTTGATTCTTTTTACTGCCGAGTTTTTACCAAAAGTATTCTTTCAAATTTATTCAAATACGCTGCTTAAAGTCCTAGCTTTTCCAGCTTACATTTTTTATGTGTTTTTTAGTTGGGTGTCAGACTTTGTTATTTGGATTAGTGATGTTGTGCTTAAAAAATTCTTTAAAACAGAAGGAGATCAAGTGCAGTTAGCGTTTACTAAAGTAGAATTAGGGCACTATATTAGTGAGCAAATGGAGAGTGTTGAAGCCGATGAGGATATAGATTCTGAAATTCAAATTTTTCAAAACGCATTAGAGTTTTCAGAAGTTAAAGCGCGAGAGGTTATGGTGCCTAGAACAGAGATTATAGCATTAGAACTTCAAGATACTATTCAGAATTTAAGTGCCGTATTTACAGAAACAGGATGTTCTAAGGTTTTGATCTATAAAGAAACTATAGATGATATCTTAGGGTATGTGCATTCTTTCGATTTATTTAAAAAACCAAAAAATATTGGTGCAATGATTATGCCAATAGAGTTGGTTCCGGAAACAATGCTGGTTAAAGATATTTTGAACGTTTTAATAAAAAAGCGTAAAAGTATTGCTGTTGTCGTTGATGAGTATGGCGGTACCTCTGGGATAATGACTGTGGAAGACATTGTGGAGGAGCTATTTGGAGAGATTGAAGATGAACATGATACCGTAGATTTAATAGAAGAACAGAAAGATGAGTCTACTTATGTGTTTTCGGCTCGAATGGAAGTCGATTATTTAAACGAAACCTATAAACTTAATTTGCCTGAAGGCGAAAATTACGAAACTTTGGGAGGATTAATTGTCGATCATACAGAGCAGATTCCACATCAAAATGAAATTGTTTCTACAGAAAAATTTCACTTTAAAATATTAGAAGCTTCAAATACTAAGATTGAATTAGTTGAGCTTACAATTAAAGCAGAAGACTAA
- the lptC gene encoding LPS export ABC transporter periplasmic protein LptC translates to MQKDKSHIIKNSVIAFAMTLFFACKSNLEDVKQLSMSANDPVGISDSINVKRTDSGRLSANLISPKMYDYSNRVFSYSEFPDGIVLHLYDKKDAQTTIIADYAIIYNNTDVIDLKGNVIAATPTKDTLFAEQLYYDQSKEWLFTNLPATYRSKGYVTSGNGFDSDKDFKKAEILGVTGQFAVQE, encoded by the coding sequence ATGCAAAAAGATAAATCACATATTATTAAAAACTCAGTCATAGCATTCGCTATGACTTTGTTTTTTGCATGTAAAAGCAATTTAGAAGATGTTAAGCAGCTTAGTATGTCTGCTAACGATCCTGTAGGGATTTCTGACAGTATTAATGTTAAACGGACAGATTCAGGACGGTTGTCTGCTAATTTAATTAGTCCAAAGATGTATGATTATAGTAACAGGGTGTTTTCATATTCGGAGTTTCCTGATGGCATAGTTTTACATTTATACGACAAAAAGGACGCGCAAACGACTATTATTGCGGACTACGCTATTATTTATAACAATACAGATGTTATAGATTTAAAAGGTAATGTCATTGCAGCAACACCAACAAAAGATACTTTGTTTGCAGAGCAGTTATATTATGACCAAAGTAAAGAATGGTTGTTTACTAATCTACCAGCAACCTATAGGTCTAAAGGGTATGTGACTAGTGGTAATGGATTTGATTCCGATAAAGATTTCAAAAAAGCTGAAATTCTAGGGGTTACAGGTCAGTTTGCCGTGCAAGAATAA
- a CDS encoding tetratricopeptide repeat protein yields the protein MKTKITLLIVLLFGLSIGVAQSSEECMTKLSLMTEATKAKNFDAAYKSLNELRKNCPQYHLGIYKYGEDILEHYIDTKTGEEKKANVLDLIKLWEERMANFPNDKKVGEYPSKICQLKYDNKAELGLSDQDLYNCFDTSYKSDKDNFKNAKSLYVYFKLMVNLFDAKQKTDQELFDKYDDVSDKIEVEIEYNSKKLNELVVKEDAGTALTKKEGKYKTYYGAMVDAFDKVQDGVDKELGDRANCENLIPLYQKDYEANKNNAVWLQRAMNKLYQKGCKDDAMFTTIVKQKNVIEPNASTSYYLYIITGEQKYLNQTMDLEKDPIKKAKLNYTIALDFKKNGNYGKARQYFQESLSLNPSNRKPYEHIARMYASSANNCGTTTFDKQAVFWLAANEASKGGYSSLASSYNAKAPSKSDIFSSGKAGQTIKIGCWIGRSVTVPSL from the coding sequence ATGAAAACGAAAATTACTTTATTAATAGTTTTGCTATTTGGGCTTAGTATTGGGGTTGCTCAAAGCTCTGAAGAATGTATGACTAAGCTGTCCTTAATGACAGAAGCGACAAAAGCGAAAAATTTTGATGCTGCTTATAAGTCTCTTAACGAATTGAGAAAAAATTGTCCTCAATACCATCTGGGAATCTATAAATATGGTGAAGATATTTTAGAACATTATATAGATACTAAAACTGGGGAAGAGAAAAAAGCTAATGTTTTGGACTTGATTAAGTTATGGGAAGAGAGAATGGCTAATTTTCCTAATGATAAAAAAGTAGGAGAATATCCTTCTAAAATATGTCAATTAAAGTATGATAATAAAGCTGAATTAGGATTGTCTGATCAAGACTTATATAACTGTTTTGATACGTCTTACAAGTCTGATAAAGATAACTTTAAGAATGCTAAAAGCTTGTATGTATATTTTAAATTGATGGTTAATCTTTTTGATGCTAAGCAAAAGACAGATCAAGAGTTATTTGATAAGTATGATGATGTGTCAGATAAAATTGAAGTTGAAATTGAGTATAACTCGAAAAAATTAAATGAGTTAGTGGTTAAAGAAGATGCGGGTACAGCCTTAACTAAAAAAGAAGGTAAATACAAAACGTATTATGGTGCTATGGTTGATGCTTTTGATAAAGTTCAAGATGGTGTTGATAAGGAATTAGGAGATAGAGCTAATTGTGAAAACTTAATCCCTTTATATCAAAAGGATTATGAAGCAAATAAAAACAATGCAGTTTGGTTACAAAGAGCAATGAATAAGTTATACCAAAAAGGGTGTAAAGATGATGCTATGTTTACAACTATTGTTAAGCAAAAGAACGTAATAGAACCTAATGCGAGTACTTCTTATTATTTGTATATAATTACAGGAGAGCAAAAGTATTTAAATCAAACAATGGATTTAGAAAAGGATCCTATTAAAAAAGCGAAATTAAATTATACAATTGCATTAGATTTTAAAAAGAATGGTAATTATGGGAAGGCAAGACAGTATTTTCAAGAATCTTTAAGCCTTAACCCATCAAATAGAAAACCATATGAGCATATCGCTAGAATGTATGCTTCAAGTGCAAATAACTGTGGGACTACAACATTTGATAAGCAAGCAGTATTCTGGTTAGCAGCAAATGAAGCTAGTAAAGGAGGGTATTCTTCTTTAGCGTCTAGTTACAATGCAAAAGCACCATCTAAGTCTGATATTTTTAGTTCTGGTAAAGCTGGACAAACTATCAAAATTGGATGTTGGATAGGAAGAAGTGTAACCGTGCCAAGCCTATAA
- a CDS encoding nucleoside deaminase: MSNKDQFMKEAVNAALKGMNNNEGGPFGCVVVKDGKIVGRGNNKVTSTNDPTAHAEVTAIRDACKNLDSFQLDGCEIYTSCEPCPMCLGAIYWARPDKVYYGSNQVDAANIGFDDEFIYKEIPLPYAERSIPFEQLARDIALEPFHEWTKKMDKTEY; the protein is encoded by the coding sequence ATGAGTAATAAAGATCAATTTATGAAAGAAGCTGTAAACGCAGCTTTAAAAGGAATGAACAACAACGAAGGTGGACCATTTGGTTGTGTCGTTGTTAAGGATGGAAAAATTGTAGGACGCGGAAACAATAAAGTAACCTCTACTAACGACCCAACTGCACATGCAGAAGTGACCGCTATTAGAGATGCTTGTAAAAATCTAGACTCGTTTCAATTAGATGGTTGCGAAATATATACCTCTTGCGAGCCTTGCCCAATGTGCTTAGGCGCGATTTACTGGGCCAGACCAGACAAAGTATATTACGGAAGTAATCAAGTAGATGCTGCCAATATTGGTTTTGATGACGAATTTATCTACAAAGAAATCCCATTACCATACGCAGAAAGAAGCATCCCGTTTGAGCAATTAGCTCGTGACATTGCATTAGAGCCTTTTCATGAATGGACTAAAAAAATGGATAAGACAGAATATTAA
- a CDS encoding FAD binding domain-containing protein yields the protein MITFILNNKTIKTSEHSGTTLLDFVRYQQRLTGTKIGCREGDCGACTLLVGTRHGDTIEYQSITSCISPLGNAHGKHIVTVEGINLKDKLTTTQEAMKANYATQCGFCTPGFVVALTGFALSNSDKNYTNAIDAISGNICRCTGYKAIEKAAHQVVKKLDNNTNTTFNWLIENQFIPEYFNSIPQRLKDIEAKDLNQPKGKYVSGGTDLYVQQADHLADNAVHLIAEKEYLKGINIKNGICTIGTNTTVSDLWNHTELNSVLPNLRNHLKLVSSEQIRNMASLGGNLVNASPIGDMTIFFLSLNSNITILNSAEKERTIALKNFYKGYKTYDLKDGELLKSIQFKLPTEQSFFNFEKVCKRTHLDIASVNSAIHLSIENKTISEAHVSIGGVAAIPKYLHETSAFLVDKPLTLDTIIEANQILQNEISPISDVRGTTDYKRLLGRQLFFAHFTTFFPKQFTLNDFVQHA from the coding sequence ATGATAACCTTCATCCTAAATAACAAAACCATAAAAACCTCGGAACATTCCGGAACCACTTTATTGGATTTTGTGCGTTATCAACAACGCTTAACAGGAACAAAGATTGGTTGTCGCGAAGGAGATTGTGGCGCCTGCACCCTTTTAGTAGGAACACGTCATGGTGACACTATAGAATACCAAAGTATTACCTCATGTATTTCGCCACTAGGAAATGCACATGGCAAACACATTGTTACAGTTGAAGGCATAAATTTAAAAGACAAATTAACCACAACTCAAGAAGCCATGAAAGCAAATTACGCCACGCAATGCGGATTTTGCACACCTGGTTTTGTAGTTGCCTTAACAGGATTTGCACTATCAAATTCAGATAAAAATTATACTAATGCAATTGACGCTATAAGCGGAAACATTTGCAGATGTACAGGATACAAGGCCATTGAAAAAGCAGCGCATCAAGTTGTTAAAAAACTAGACAACAACACAAACACCACATTTAATTGGTTAATTGAAAATCAATTTATTCCTGAATATTTTAATAGTATCCCACAACGATTAAAAGACATTGAAGCTAAAGATTTAAATCAACCCAAAGGGAAATATGTTTCTGGAGGTACGGATCTATATGTCCAACAAGCGGATCATTTAGCAGATAACGCTGTACATCTAATAGCTGAAAAGGAGTATTTAAAAGGAATTAACATTAAAAATGGTATTTGCACTATCGGAACCAACACAACGGTTTCAGATTTATGGAATCATACGGAATTAAATAGTGTTTTACCAAACTTAAGAAACCACTTAAAGTTAGTCTCTTCAGAACAAATTAGAAACATGGCTTCGCTTGGAGGAAATTTAGTAAACGCCTCGCCAATTGGAGACATGACTATCTTTTTTCTGTCGCTTAATAGTAATATTACAATATTAAATTCCGCAGAAAAAGAAAGAACAATTGCTCTTAAAAACTTTTACAAAGGGTACAAAACTTACGATTTAAAAGACGGTGAACTTTTAAAGAGTATTCAATTTAAATTACCAACAGAACAGTCATTTTTCAATTTTGAAAAAGTGTGTAAACGGACACATTTAGATATTGCTAGTGTCAATTCTGCAATACATCTTTCAATCGAAAACAAAACGATATCGGAAGCGCATGTTTCCATTGGAGGTGTTGCTGCAATTCCAAAATATTTGCATGAGACCTCAGCCTTTTTAGTTGACAAACCATTGACTTTAGACACTATAATTGAAGCTAACCAAATACTTCAAAATGAAATCAGTCCAATTAGTGATGTTCGTGGGACAACTGACTACAAACGCTTGTTAGGACGACAATTATTTTTCGCTCATTTTACAACGTTTTTCCCGAAGCAATTCACCTTAAACGATTTTGTACAGCATGCATAA
- a CDS encoding SurA N-terminal domain-containing protein, producing the protein MAILNKIRQKTVVLIFVIALALFAFILSSLFSNKDALFSKSPDVVATINGQDISRAEFSNLVEFQQRQLGPNATTSQVMNSVFDTKVREIVMDGQIQKLGMTVESEQMRDLIRTNYANDPTFLNEGGVFDESKVLLFIDNLKSSSAEAYQNWISGEKTLASNALQANYFNMVKAGTTATLAEGQLEHKLEGEKVDIKYVQVPYSTIADSTIKVSTSEIKTYINKNPKAYESDASRSFQYVFFKEVASLEDENEIKEDLTKLLKNTEVYNDVTKQTENKLGFLKTDDVEGFVNGNSDDFKFVDKYQYKSSLPSTISDTIFKLDAGQVYGPYKDGNYYKVTKVLDYKTLADSIESSHIVIPFVGTTRAGADVTRTKEEAKAMIDSIFPLVKNNKIKFAEVANEINSDGTKGKDGSIGWTRLTTYNPAGFDPDFANFLFFNETGSIDVVLTKFGYHIIRVDDKKNVDTAIKIATIARKVEPSSKTEDKIFADASNFELAIAKGDFAEIAKKSNYDVRPMTAKELDESIPGLGNQRQIVRWSFEDGTKIGDYKRFDNIPGGIVIAQLTATQDKGLMSVEDASVTALPAIRKEKKAKLIMDRVKATTLEAFATEEKQTVKTASAINMKTPTIAGAGNEPMVVGNAFGLAEGGTSKLVKGNTGVFMVQVTKKTPAVKLDNYLPFANQVGAQKLNSVQTRLYNALKESSEIEDYRAKTVQ; encoded by the coding sequence ATGGCAATTTTAAATAAAATTAGACAAAAAACAGTTGTATTAATATTCGTTATTGCATTAGCGTTATTCGCTTTTATTTTATCAAGCTTATTTAGCAACAAGGATGCACTGTTTTCTAAATCTCCAGATGTTGTAGCAACAATCAATGGTCAAGATATTTCTAGAGCAGAATTTTCTAATCTTGTTGAGTTTCAGCAAAGACAATTAGGACCTAATGCAACCACTAGCCAAGTAATGAATAGTGTTTTTGATACTAAGGTTAGAGAAATTGTTATGGATGGTCAGATTCAAAAATTAGGGATGACTGTAGAGTCAGAACAAATGAGAGACCTAATTAGAACCAACTATGCTAACGATCCTACTTTTTTAAATGAAGGTGGTGTGTTTGACGAGTCTAAAGTATTGTTGTTTATTGATAATCTAAAAAGTTCTTCTGCTGAAGCTTACCAAAACTGGATTTCTGGAGAAAAAACGTTAGCATCAAATGCTTTACAAGCAAACTACTTTAATATGGTTAAAGCTGGAACAACTGCAACTTTAGCAGAAGGTCAGTTAGAGCATAAATTAGAAGGAGAGAAAGTGGATATCAAATATGTACAAGTACCTTATAGTACAATCGCTGATAGTACAATTAAAGTGTCTACTTCAGAAATTAAAACTTACATCAATAAAAATCCTAAGGCATACGAATCTGATGCTAGTAGAAGTTTTCAATACGTGTTTTTTAAAGAAGTTGCTTCTTTAGAAGACGAAAATGAGATAAAAGAGGACTTAACGAAATTGTTAAAAAATACTGAAGTGTATAATGATGTTACTAAACAAACAGAAAATAAATTAGGCTTTTTAAAGACTGATGATGTTGAAGGGTTTGTAAACGGTAATTCTGATGATTTTAAGTTTGTAGATAAATACCAATACAAATCCAGCCTACCATCTACAATTTCGGATACGATATTTAAATTAGACGCAGGTCAAGTTTATGGACCATATAAAGACGGTAACTATTATAAAGTAACAAAGGTATTAGATTATAAGACGTTAGCGGATTCAATCGAATCTAGTCATATCGTTATTCCTTTTGTTGGAACGACAAGAGCTGGTGCAGATGTAACCAGAACTAAAGAAGAAGCTAAAGCTATGATCGATAGTATCTTTCCTTTAGTTAAAAACAATAAAATTAAATTTGCTGAAGTTGCTAATGAGATCAATTCTGATGGAACTAAAGGTAAAGATGGTAGTATCGGTTGGACAAGATTAACAACTTATAACCCAGCAGGATTTGATCCTGATTTTGCTAACTTTTTATTTTTTAATGAAACAGGAAGTATTGATGTGGTCTTAACTAAATTTGGATACCACATTATTAGAGTTGACGATAAGAAAAATGTTGATACAGCTATTAAAATAGCAACGATTGCAAGAAAAGTAGAGCCATCATCTAAAACTGAAGATAAGATTTTTGCTGATGCATCTAATTTTGAGTTAGCTATTGCTAAAGGTGATTTTGCGGAAATAGCTAAAAAATCAAATTATGATGTGCGTCCTATGACAGCTAAAGAATTAGACGAAAGTATCCCAGGTTTAGGAAATCAACGTCAAATTGTACGTTGGTCTTTTGAGGATGGAACTAAAATAGGGGACTATAAGCGTTTTGATAATATACCTGGAGGAATTGTAATTGCACAGTTAACAGCAACACAAGACAAAGGATTAATGAGTGTTGAGGATGCTTCAGTAACAGCATTGCCAGCAATAAGAAAAGAAAAGAAAGCAAAATTAATAATGGACAGAGTAAAAGCAACAACTTTAGAGGCGTTTGCTACAGAAGAAAAACAAACAGTAAAAACGGCGTCTGCTATTAATATGAAAACACCAACAATTGCAGGAGCAGGAAATGAGCCTATGGTTGTCGGTAATGCTTTTGGATTGGCTGAAGGAGGTACTTCTAAATTAGTAAAAGGAAACACAGGTGTATTTATGGTACAAGTCACTAAAAAGACACCAGCTGTAAAATTAGACAACTATTTACCTTTTGCGAACCAAGTTGGTGCTCAAAAATTAAATTCAGTACAAACTAGATTATATAACGCTTTAAAAGAATCTTCAGAGATTGAAGATTATAGAGCTAAAACAGTACAATAG
- a CDS encoding type III pantothenate kinase has protein sequence MNLIIDVGNTRTKLAVFNNNKIENKTAVETKYVLNSIQQILETHTNVRLAIVSSVGLLEDAVLIYLKTHLEVLILNHETPVPFTNLYATPKTLGIDRIALVCASIQQFPNKNVLIIDAGTCITYDFINKDNEYLGGAISPGVRMRYQALHNQTANLPLLDTDMPVQLIGDSTIEAINSGVVYGVLNEVDGIINEYQTIYLDLTIILTGGDANFLSKQLKSSIFANSNFLLEGLNYILQYNTVE, from the coding sequence ATGAATTTAATAATAGATGTTGGGAATACTAGGACTAAACTAGCTGTTTTTAATAATAACAAAATAGAAAATAAGACAGCTGTAGAGACTAAGTATGTTTTAAATTCAATCCAACAAATTTTAGAGACTCACACTAATGTGAGATTAGCTATAGTGTCTTCGGTTGGATTACTGGAGGATGCTGTTTTGATATATTTGAAAACGCATTTAGAAGTGTTGATTTTAAATCATGAAACACCAGTCCCTTTTACTAATTTATACGCAACACCTAAAACATTGGGCATAGATAGGATTGCATTAGTTTGTGCTTCTATACAACAATTTCCAAATAAAAATGTTTTAATTATAGATGCTGGAACTTGTATTACTTATGATTTTATAAATAAAGATAATGAATATTTAGGAGGCGCTATTTCTCCAGGTGTCAGAATGCGTTATCAAGCATTACATAATCAAACGGCAAATTTACCCTTATTGGACACAGATATGCCTGTACAACTAATAGGTGATTCAACAATTGAAGCAATAAATAGTGGGGTTGTTTACGGTGTTTTGAATGAAGTAGATGGTATTATTAATGAATATCAGACTATATATTTAGATTTAACAATTATTTTAACAGGAGGAGATGCTAATTTTTTGTCAAAGCAATTAAAAAGTAGCATATTTGCCAATTCAAATTTCTTACTAGAAGGTTTGAATTATATATTACAATATAACACAGTCGAATGA